The following are encoded together in the Pempheris klunzingeri isolate RE-2024b chromosome 24, fPemKlu1.hap1, whole genome shotgun sequence genome:
- the LOC139223915 gene encoding DNA-binding protein SATB2-like, producing MQGIIKVGQWKPMPIHYLTDAPEATVADMLLDVYHMVTLRILLHSFAKLEELPSEQWTHATVRNALKELLRETNQSALAKECPLSQSMISAIVNSSYYANVSTLKCQEFGRWYKRYKRIKGECIEKMWSAHNKHNIKVERDFDFSVLSQRPPTLLPSPTHLGTLGSPGAVPIKSGLGDAQTSTQPRCLPHPANQHHPSPPLRPQAPSLLGHNGLLSPQLSPQLMRQQLAMAHLINQQLAVSRLLAHQHPQGVGQQFLNHPPISRTCKGSGASNEPSLNSGAEVSFEIYQQVRNELKRASVSQAVFARVAFNRTQGLLSEILRKEEDPRSASQSLLVNLKAMQNFLNVPEGERDRIYQEERERSTNTNHSHTINHIPNPNTHRQTQIKCSAVPGAELPLKLDSLVNITSGIYDEIQQEMKRAKVSQALFAKVAANKSQGWLCELLRWKESPSPENRTLWENLCTIRRFLALSQADRDQVYEKESRQQHSERLHTVLHIPDQQTLHRQPPPPLSAPSPIHEDPQPVPLLVLHGSGDEPQHGLNPGLGGPKKARSRTKISLEALGILQSFIGDVGLYPDQEAIHTLSAQLDLPKHTIVKFFQNQRYNVKHHCQVREQVIPGEDDGESLSPIEGGICTTGSRGEESQGEEGLCTSEDLSEDGGGSVEAFRTEGGDGREEKDVEMEMEKEDGHDGKASGPATSSLSPYSSLDSPHSAEQQR from the exons ATGCAGG GTATCATTAAAGTGGGTCAGTGGAAGCCGATGCCCATTCACTACCTAACAGATGCTCCAGAGGCAACAGTGGCCGACATGCTGCTGGACGTTTATCACATGGTTACACTGCGGATCCTCCTGCACAG CTTTGCAAAGCTGGAGGAGCTCCCGTCCGAGCAGTGGACCCACGCCACCGTGAGAAATGCCCTCAAAGAGCTGCTCAGGGAGACGAACCAGAGCGCGTTGGCCAAGGAGTGTCCTCTTTCACAG AGTATGATCTCAGCAATAGTTAACAGCTCCTACTACGCCAATGTGTCCACCTTGAAATGCCAGGAGTTTGGACGCTGGTACAAGAGGTACAAACGCATCAAAG GTGAATGCATTGAGAAGATGTGGTCagcacacaacaaacacaatataaaag TGGAAAGGGATTTCGACTTCAGCGTCCTCAGCCAGCGCCCCCCAACTCTTTTGCCCTCTCCCACACATTTGGGCACTCTGGGCAGCCCTGGAGCTGTGCCCATCAAGAGTGGTCTTGGAGACGCTCAGACCTCCACCCAGCCTCGCTGTCTGCCACACCCCGCCAACCAGCACCACCCCAGTCCTCCTCTGCGTCCCCAGGCTCCCTCTCTCCTGGGCCACAATGGGCTTTTGTCCCCCCAGCTCTCCCCCCAGCTCATGCGTCAGCAGCTCGCCATGGCCCACCTCATCAACCAGCAGCTAGCCGTCAGCCGCCTACTTGCCCACCAGCATCCACAGGGAGTCGGCCAGCAGTTCCTCAATCACCCGCCAATCTCACGGACCTGCAAGGGCTCTGGGGCTAGTAATGAGCCCAGCCTCAACTCAGGCGCTGAAGTCTCTTTCGAAATTTACCAGCAAGTCAGGAACGAGCTGAAGAGGGCCAGCGTTTCCCAGGCCGTGTTCGCCCGTGTGGCTTTTAATCGCACACAg GGGTTGCTGTCGGAGATCCTTCGCAAGGAGGAGGACCCTCGCTCGGCCTCGCAGTCGCTGCTCGTCAACCTGAAGGCCATGCAGAACTTCCTCAACGTGCCAGAGGGAGAGCGAGACCGCATCtaccaggaggagagagagaggagcaccAACACCAACCACAGCCACACCATAAACCACATCCCTaaccccaacacacacagacagacacag ATTAAGTGCAGCGCAGTGCCTGGCGCAGAGCTGCCACTGAAGCTGGACTCGCTGGTCAACATCACATCAGGCATCTATGATGAGATCCAACAGGAGATGAAGAGGGCCAAGGTTTCCCAGGCTCTGTTCGCCAAGGTGGCTGCCAATAAAAGTCAG GGCTGGCTCTGCGAGTTGCTCCGGTGGAAAGAGAGCCCAAGCCCCGAGAACCGCACACTGTGGGAGAACCTGTGCACCATCAGGAGGTTCCTGGCGCTGTCCCAGGCCGACAGAGACCAGGTGTACGAGAAGGAGtcgaggcagcagcacagcGAAAGGCTTCACACCGTCCTGCACATCCCGGACCAACAG ACACTCCACAGACAGCCCCCGCCACCTCTGTCAGCTCCATCTCCTATTCATGAAGACCCCCAGCCCGTGCCGTTGCTGGTCCTACACGGCTCAGGAGATGAGCCCCAGCATGGCTTGAACCCCGGCCTTGGAGGACCAAAGAAGGCCCGCTCACGGACAAAGATTTCCCTCGAGGCCCTGGGAATCCTGCAGAGCTTCATCGGCGACGTGGGGCTCTACCCTGACCAGGAGGCCATCCACACCCTGTCAGCCCAGCTGGATCTACCCAAGCACACCATCGTTAAGTTCTTCCAGAACCAGCGCTACAATGTCAAGCACCACTGCCAGGTCAGAGAGCAGGTCATCCCCGGGGAGGACGACGGGGAGAGCTTGAGTCCCATTGAGGGAGGCATCTGCACGACGGGGAGTCGAGGGGAAGAAAGCCAAGGGGAGGAAGGTCTTTGTACGTCCGAGGACTTGagtgaggatggaggaggatcaGTGGAGGCATTcagaacagagggaggagatggaagagaagaaaaagatgtggagatggagatggagaaggaAGACGGGCATGATGGGAAAGCCTCGGGGCCGGCAACTTCCTCCTTGTCCCCCTACAGCAGCCTGGACAGCCCCCACTCTGCAGAGCAACAGAGATAA